One part of the Eucalyptus grandis isolate ANBG69807.140 chromosome 10, ASM1654582v1, whole genome shotgun sequence genome encodes these proteins:
- the LOC120288900 gene encoding uncharacterized protein LOC120288900, whose product MATDKVSLKLLINKSNRTVLFAEAGKDFVDFLFHILALPVGTVIQLLTKSGMVGSLGNLYGSVEKLNDVYIESSKKEILLKPKAPSCVSEIPLILPETSSDSTPKTYYRCSYRSYSNCSNYVAEDRSAKCPQCNNSMNETFTLVKPLDGNPTAAAASAAESNSKGGFVHGVVTYMVMDDLEVKPMSTISSITLLTQFNVKEIGHLEEKVVSLGMDEGIKLLRTSFHSKKVLTDVFR is encoded by the exons ATGGCGACAGACAAAGTGAGCTTGAAGCTTCTGATCAACAAGAGCAACCGTACGGTGCTCTTTGCTGAAGCGGGCAAAGATTTTGTCGACTTCCTCTTCCACATCCTTGCATTGCCGGTGGGAACTGTGATCCAGCTTCTCACAAAATCTGGGATGGTGGGCAGTTTAGGCAATCTATACGGCAGCGTGGAGAAGCTGAACGATGTGTACATCGAAtcttccaagaaagaaattCTCTTGAAACCCAAAGCGCCCTCCTGTGTCTCTGAAATCCCTCTTATATTGCCCGAGACTTCTTCAGATTCAACGCCCAAAACCTACTACAGGTGCTCTTACCGTTCGTATAGTAACTGTTCAAACTATGTGGCGGAGGACCGCTCTGCAAAATGTCCCCAGTGCAATAATTCCATGAACGAAACATTCACTCTTGTCAAACCACTGGATGGTAACCCGACGGCTGCTGCGGCATCAGCAGCTGAATCAAACAGCAAGGGTGGTTTCGTGCATGGGGTGGTTACGTACATGGTGATGGACGATCTGGAGGTGAAGCCAATGTCGACTATTTCGAGCATTACTTTGCTTACCCAGTTCAACGTGAAGGAGATTGGGCATCTTGAGGAGAAGGTGGTCAGCTTGGGAATGGACGAG GGTATAAAGCTATTGAGGACTTCATTTCACTCCAAGAAGGTTCTCACTGATGTCTTTCGATGA